The following proteins are co-located in the Verrucomicrobiia bacterium genome:
- the cdaA gene encoding diadenylate cyclase CdaA → MDRLRDIIVDGWQAGLEILILTVAIYYALRFIRGTRGWAVVTGFLVVFLTFVLVTFLLELEVLRWLLVSFLAFFSVSVVVIFQPELRRMLAELGNLPMFTTAHEQRESIEVIIQTSERLSEVRIGALIAIEQSIQLQEAVESGIAVNCDATPEMLEAIFFPNNAIHDGGVIIKGDKIAFAACIFPLTQRQDLSKSLGTRHRAAIGLSEETDAIVVVVSEETGAVSYAYKGNLVRGVTMEALRSFLTSLLVNPAKSRKWLELIRSWRKERTAPGPVVLAGSDSPETPRDTTPSTLAK, encoded by the coding sequence TTGGACCGACTCAGAGACATCATTGTGGATGGCTGGCAGGCCGGATTGGAAATTCTGATCCTGACCGTAGCGATCTACTATGCCTTGCGGTTTATTCGCGGGACACGCGGATGGGCTGTGGTCACCGGGTTCCTGGTGGTTTTCCTGACCTTCGTTCTCGTGACCTTCCTGCTTGAACTCGAAGTGCTGCGCTGGCTGCTCGTGTCGTTCCTCGCTTTCTTCAGCGTATCCGTCGTCGTGATCTTCCAACCGGAATTGCGCAGGATGCTCGCTGAACTCGGCAATCTCCCGATGTTTACAACTGCCCACGAACAGCGTGAAAGCATCGAGGTCATCATTCAAACATCCGAACGCCTCTCGGAAGTGCGCATCGGAGCGCTGATCGCAATTGAACAATCCATCCAACTGCAGGAGGCGGTGGAATCCGGAATCGCGGTGAACTGTGACGCGACGCCGGAGATGCTTGAAGCCATTTTCTTCCCAAATAATGCCATTCACGATGGCGGCGTAATCATCAAGGGCGACAAGATTGCGTTTGCGGCGTGTATTTTCCCGCTGACGCAAAGACAGGATCTCAGCAAATCGCTCGGGACGCGGCATCGCGCGGCAATCGGATTGAGCGAGGAAACCGATGCAATTGTCGTTGTGGTCTCCGAAGAGACGGGCGCCGTTTCTTACGCATACAAGGGGAATCTGGTCCGCGGGGTCACGATGGAAGCGCTGCGATCCTTCCTTACATCGCTGCTCGTGAACCCGGCGAAGTCACGAAAGTGGCTCGAGCTGATTCGCTCGTGGCGCAAAGAACGGACCGCGCCCGGGCCTGTCGTGCTTGCCGGTTCAGATTCCCCGGAAACGCCGCGCGATACCACCCCGAGCACCCTTGCGAAATGA
- a CDS encoding VOC family protein: protein MSKATKLLHTRYRVNDLDRTVQFYKNVLGLEEVRRHRSPRGSELVFLKAPQSDELIEITHFPGSGPVQVQPDLTHLAFEVEDLVEFGRHLESQGLKFSDGPTTSSTGTTFAFVDAPEGYEIELIQKSQSGAGY from the coding sequence ATGAGCAAGGCGACGAAACTGTTGCATACGCGATATCGTGTGAACGACCTGGACCGCACCGTTCAATTCTACAAGAACGTGTTGGGGCTGGAGGAGGTCCGGCGCCACCGCTCTCCGCGTGGTTCAGAACTGGTGTTCCTGAAGGCGCCGCAAAGCGACGAGTTGATTGAGATCACTCACTTTCCTGGCAGTGGACCGGTTCAGGTTCAACCTGATCTCACGCACCTCGCTTTTGAAGTCGAAGATCTGGTGGAGTTCGGGCGGCACCTGGAATCGCAGGGTCTGAAGTTTTCAGACGGACCCACCACGAGTTCGACCGGCACAACATTCGCCTTTGTTGACGCGCCCGAGGGATACGAGATCGAGCTGATCCAAAAGTCGCAATCTGGCGCTGGCTACTAG
- a CDS encoding class I SAM-dependent methyltransferase, translating into MLPLLLFEDDHLLVINKPAGMNTHAPSPFAGEGIYEWLKHRESRWAHLGLQHRLDKETSGVLVFGKTALANRSLTEQFTQRVVRKTYALLTDRPVARECVVKSNITRAGDRYVSATIGDAAETRFRPAPPAADSILFSVEAEPVTGRTHQIRVHAAEKGFPILGDSLYGGSPFSRVCLHAAELKLCHPLDGRELLFSAAADFDTDPRAALRRAVINSDETNAFRCIHGAGDGWPGWYVDQLGAFVLSQAPFGLDPQRQELLPLVGFQPAAVAERGIYHKVLDRQVRRSRISDASPRWVQGSLAPERFVIRENGVQFEMSFAEGYSTGLFLDQRDNRRRLLNGHVAAGFELSPPSRSADPLKVLNAFAYTCGFSVCAAKTGARTTSLDLSRKYLEWGKRNFLLNDLDPAEHNFIYGDAFEWFRRLAKKGRGFDVIILDPPTFSQSKESGIFRAEKDFGKLVSAALPLLQSGGVLLASTNAAEWAPEEFLEQVADAIAKAGRRVLQQHYVPQPPDFPIPKSEPAYLKTAWLRVG; encoded by the coding sequence ATGCTTCCGCTGCTGCTATTCGAAGACGACCACCTGCTGGTGATCAACAAGCCGGCGGGAATGAACACGCACGCGCCGTCGCCGTTCGCCGGCGAAGGCATCTACGAGTGGTTGAAGCATCGCGAAAGCCGTTGGGCACACCTTGGCCTGCAGCATCGTCTCGACAAGGAAACAAGCGGAGTCCTGGTGTTCGGCAAGACCGCGCTCGCCAATCGTTCGCTCACGGAACAATTCACGCAGCGCGTCGTTCGCAAAACGTACGCGCTGCTGACCGACCGGCCAGTTGCACGTGAATGCGTGGTGAAATCAAACATCACGCGCGCGGGCGATCGCTACGTCAGCGCCACAATCGGGGACGCTGCGGAAACTCGCTTCCGACCCGCACCACCCGCCGCGGATTCCATTCTATTCAGTGTCGAGGCGGAACCTGTTACGGGCAGAACGCACCAAATCCGCGTTCACGCAGCTGAAAAAGGTTTTCCGATCCTCGGCGACTCGTTGTACGGAGGATCGCCGTTTTCGCGCGTTTGCCTCCACGCAGCCGAATTAAAACTTTGCCATCCGCTCGACGGACGGGAGCTGCTCTTTTCCGCGGCCGCGGATTTTGACACAGATCCGCGCGCTGCACTGCGGCGGGCTGTCATTAATTCCGACGAGACGAACGCGTTTCGATGCATTCACGGGGCGGGCGATGGCTGGCCTGGATGGTATGTTGACCAACTGGGGGCGTTCGTTTTGTCGCAGGCGCCGTTTGGCCTCGACCCGCAACGCCAGGAGCTGTTGCCGTTGGTCGGCTTTCAACCCGCTGCGGTTGCGGAGCGTGGAATCTATCACAAGGTGCTCGATCGGCAGGTTCGGCGGAGTCGCATATCCGACGCATCCCCACGATGGGTTCAGGGGTCTCTTGCTCCGGAACGTTTTGTGATTCGCGAAAACGGCGTGCAGTTCGAGATGAGTTTTGCCGAAGGCTACTCCACGGGTCTGTTTTTGGATCAACGCGATAACCGGCGGCGGCTGCTCAATGGCCATGTCGCAGCAGGATTCGAACTCTCCCCGCCGTCCCGCAGCGCGGATCCGTTAAAGGTGTTGAACGCATTCGCCTACACTTGCGGATTCTCGGTGTGCGCGGCGAAGACAGGCGCGCGCACGACGAGCCTTGATCTCTCGCGCAAGTATCTGGAATGGGGAAAGCGCAACTTCCTGTTGAACGATCTTGACCCCGCGGAACACAACTTCATTTATGGCGATGCATTCGAATGGTTCCGTCGGCTGGCCAAGAAAGGCCGGGGCTTTGACGTGATCATTCTCGACCCGCCCACCTTTTCACAGTCCAAGGAGAGCGGGATCTTTCGTGCGGAGAAGGATTTTGGGAAGCTGGTCAGCGCAGCCTTGCCGCTGCTCCAATCCGGCGGTGTGCTCCTGGCATCGACAAACGCCGCGGAGTGGGCGCCCGAAGAATTCCTGGAACAGGTTGCGGACGCGATAGCAAAGGCAGGAAGACGGGTTTTGCAGCAGCATTACGTTCCGCAGCCGCCGGATTTTCCAATCCCGAAATCAGAGCCCGCCTATCTTAAGACAGCCTGGCTGCGGGTGGGTTGA
- the folP gene encoding dihydropteroate synthase — protein MGIVNVTPDSFSDGGRFLDANLAIDRARDLIREGAEIIDIGGESSRPRAHPVPEREELRRVLPVIEALAAETRCPLSIDTMKPAVAEAAVKAGASIINDIAANRDDDRMWRVAAATGAAYVCMHMQGTPQTMQQHPHYKDVVDEVRSFFSDRLQRLNDCGVRAEQVIFDIGIGFGKSLEHNLQLLGALEAFQQFNRPMLLGVSRKSFIGKLLGAPLRDRLPASLACTCAAVRSGVQIIRTHDVAATVQAVRMTEAIVNVRK, from the coding sequence ATGGGAATCGTCAACGTCACGCCCGATTCCTTTTCAGATGGCGGCCGTTTTCTCGACGCGAACCTGGCAATTGATCGCGCGCGAGATTTGATCCGGGAGGGCGCGGAGATCATCGACATCGGAGGTGAATCCTCCCGCCCGCGAGCCCATCCCGTTCCGGAACGCGAAGAGCTGCGGCGCGTGTTGCCTGTCATTGAAGCGCTTGCGGCGGAAACCAGGTGTCCACTCTCGATCGACACAATGAAGCCGGCCGTGGCTGAAGCCGCAGTGAAAGCGGGTGCATCGATCATCAATGACATCGCAGCCAATCGTGATGACGATCGGATGTGGCGCGTGGCGGCAGCAACGGGCGCGGCGTATGTGTGTATGCACATGCAAGGCACGCCACAGACGATGCAGCAGCACCCGCACTACAAAGACGTGGTCGACGAAGTTCGCAGCTTCTTTTCCGACCGGCTGCAGCGACTGAACGATTGCGGAGTGCGTGCAGAGCAAGTTATATTCGACATCGGAATTGGGTTTGGAAAATCGCTGGAGCACAATCTGCAGCTGCTCGGCGCCCTGGAAGCGTTTCAGCAGTTCAACCGGCCGATGTTGCTGGGAGTGTCCCGAAAATCCTTCATCGGCAAGTTGCTGGGAGCCCCGCTCCGCGATCGATTGCCCGCGTCGCTCGCCTGCACATGCGCCGCGGTCCGATCCGGGGTTCAGATCATTCGGACGCACGACGTCGCTGCAACAGTGCAGGCGGTGCGAATGACCGAGGCCATTGTTAACGTCAGGAAATAA